From a single Capsicum annuum cultivar UCD-10X-F1 chromosome 12, UCD10Xv1.1, whole genome shotgun sequence genomic region:
- the LOC107850882 gene encoding microtubule-associated protein 70-5 — protein FLILNIYFFPEKNREVGSAQSEIKALKATDTLKDKALEELGSKVQRLEEKLKISENLLEQKNLDIKNLSNEKKEALAAQYAAESTLRRVYADQKDDDSPPIESIISPLESEIKMYKNEIAALQEDTRALERQNKSKEAALLEAERILKSAFERALIVEEVQNHNFELRRQIEICQEEHKILDKTNRQKILEVERLTQTIKELEEAILAGGAAANKIRDCQRQISELQEEKRTMERELARLKISANRVATVVANEWKDENDKVMPVKQWLEERRLLQAEMQRLRDKLAISERTAKAEGQIKDKLRLRLKTLEEGLKQATSDSIVPNGSPKPQKTNHLFSILSGNAGLKKRSTSQPRASAINRSSVNRRDDASKQFNKEGSGDNSLVKKSLWASRNKVVDNAEKENAEIKENSNGHIYSKEMTDRQKIKDRADEHKDNKNNSGSSDSNDNDMVSGFLYDRLQKEVLCLRKFCETKESALNAKDEEIKMLMKKIETLNKAIEVESRKMKREAAIREKDSVSSMKTDKKAIIRKTS, from the exons ttcttgattttgaatatatatttttttccagAGAAAAATAGAGAAGTTGGATCAGCTCAAAGTGAAATAAAGGCTTTGAAAGCAACAGATACTCTCAAAGATAAAGCACTTGAAGAG CTTGGAAGTAAAGTTCAAAGACTAgaagaaaaactgaaaataagtgaaaatcttCTTGAACAAAAg AATCTTGATATCAAGAATCTCAGTAATGAGAAGAAAGAAGCTTTGGCTGCACAATATGCTGCTGAATCAACTCTTAGAAGAGTGTATGCAGACCAGAAGGACGACGATTCGCCTCCGATCGAGTCCATTATTTCTCCTCTTGAATCAGAGATTAAGATGTATAAGAATGAG ATTGCAGCATTGCAAGAGGATACAAGGGCTTTGGAAAGACAAAACAAGTCGAAAGAAGCAGCATTGCTAGAAGCAGAAAGGATACTAAAAAGTGCTTTCGAAAGAGCACTAATAGTCGAAGAAGTTCAGAATCACAACTTTGAGCTAAGACGACAAATTGAAATCTGCCAG GAGGAACACAAAATACTGGATAAGACAAACCGTCAAAAGATTTTAGAAGTTGAAAGGCTTACCCAAACTATTAAAGAGCTTGAAGAGGCAATACTTGCTGGAGGTGCAGCTGCTAACAAGATTCGCGATTGTCAAAGACAAATTTCCGAACTGCaa GAGGAGAAGAGGACAATGGAAAGGGAACTAGCAAGACTCAAGATCTCAGCAAATCGAGTAGCAACAGTCGTGGCAAACGAGTGGAAAGATGAGAATGACAAAGTCATGCCTGTTAAGCAATGGCTAGAAGAGAGAAGGCTTTTGCAG GCGGAGATGCAACGACTCAGAGACAAGCTCGCGATATCAGAGAGAACTGCTAAAGCTGAAGGACAAATCAAGGACAAGCTGAGATTAAGGCTCAAGACACTGGAAGAAGGGCTGAAGCAAGCAACAAGTGACTCTATCGTTCCTAATGGATCACCAAAACCTCAGAAGACGAATCATTTGTTTAGTATTTTGTCGGGCAATGCTGGATTGAAGAAGAGATCAACGTCTCAACCAAGGGCATCGGCCATCAATAGAAGTTCGGTGAATAGAAGGGATGATGCTTCCAAGCAATTCAACAAGGAAGGCTCGGGAGACAACAGCTTGGTCAAGAAGAGCCTGTGGGCCTCTCGAAATAAGGTTGTTGACAATGCTGAAAAGGAAAACGCAGAAATCAAAGAAAACTCCAACGGGCACATATATAGCAAGGAAATGACAGATAGACAGAAAATCAAGGACAGGGCTGATGAACATAAAGATAATAAGAACAACTCTGGAAGCAGCGATAGCAATGATAACGATATGGTATCTGGTTTTTTGTACGATAGGCTTCAGAAAGAGGTACTATGTCTGAGGAAATTCTGTGAGACAAAAGAGTCTGCTTTAAATGCTAAAGACGAAGAAATCAAG ATGCTAATGAAGAAGATTGAGACATTAAACAAAGCGATAGAAGTTGAATCTAGGAAAATGAAGAGAGAAGCAGCTATAAGAGAGAAAGATTCAGTATCATCGATGAAGACAGATAAGAAAGCAATAATCAGAAAAACATCTTGA